AAGGGATGGTAGAACTCAATGCATTGTAATCTAGATATAGGAGTCTTAATGAAGTAAGATTCCCTATGCAGTTAGGTATCGATCCCCTCAAGTGATTTTCGTCTGCTGCTAATACAGCCAAGCTCCTTGCAAGACATAGAAAAGGCGGAATAGAACCATTAAGCTTGTTCCTAGAAAGATCCAACAGTTGAATGTTCCTTAACCCTTCCATTGTTGATGGAACAGATCcagcaaaattattttttgtcaagGCTAAGCCAATTAGGCTAGTCAAGTTGCCAATCTCACTTGGGATGTTGCCGTTGAGTTTGCAGTcgttaacataaaaatatgttaGAGAGCTGGAGAGATTCCCTACCGAATTTGGAAGCATGCCATTTAAAGGATTCTTCCCCGTGTTCAATGTTTGTAACTCCCTACAGTTTGTCAAAGAAGTGATGAAGTGAAGTACCTGACTGGAAGGGTCATTGGTAAACGAATTGGAATGCAAAATGAGGACTCGCAGCGCTCTCAAGTTTCCAAATTCTTGCAGAATATGACCGGTCAGTCTGTTGGATGACAAGTCAAGCACTTCTAACCTGGATAAATTACCAATTGAGGGTGGCAGTGATCCCTCTAACATGTTGCTACCAAAGAGCATCTCTGTAAGCATTGACAAGTTTCCAATATCTCTTGGTAAGTTTCCATCAAAATTATTGCCGAGCATTGCTAATGAACGAAGCTGTCGACATTTGCATAAACTTGGTGGAATCTGACCACTGAGCTGGTTTCCCTGAAGCACCAGCTCTTCAAGTAAAGGGAGGTGGTCGCATATGTCCGTTGGGAGACCACCAGATAGTTTGTTGGCGTCAAGATAAAGTAGTTGTAAAGAAGAGATGTTGAATATAGCTGATGGAATATGACCTGATACAGAGCAGATGGATGATGATTAGCGGGTGAAGGactgttctttttcttcttcttcttcttttggtttacaggaattattattttaatttatatcagtAAATTTGGATGTTGTTCTATACAGTATTATAAAACCCGGTCCAGCCAGCCAGATCCCCGCCACCCTGGAGCCTAGCTTGACGGATCACCAGTGACCTGTCTGGAGCCTGGCCGggtcccctttttttttttatatcatagctTGAATTGAATACCAACCCATGCCTGTGGCCAAGTCGACCCTGGACGGGGTCTAAAGCACTTTTATATAAtggaacaataattaaaaaaaaaaaattgaaagacagAGTGGACTTGAGACTGCAAACCTGACAACATGTTTCCAGCAAGATTTAAAATCTTAAGCCCAGAAAGGTATCCAATTTCTTCAGGTATGACTCCAGTGAGAGTGTTGTCACTTAAATATAATGATTGTAGCTCTCTGCATTTGTATAATTCAGACGGAATTTCGCCACTGAAATGATTCgagtaaattgaaaagaattccAGTTTCGGAAGATGGTCGCACATGTTCTTTGGTAGACTTCCAAATATGAGGTTAAACGTGAGATCGATTACTCGCAAGGAAGAAATGTTGAAGATTGTAGATGGAATTGTACCTGAAACATATTTAACATGTAGTTGAAAACATGACATGGTAAATCTTAGAGATAATCTCTTAGCATGAAATTGATCATTCAAGCAGGTGATCATATTGTACCTGTGAGATTATTTCTATCCAAATGTAATTTTTGAAGTTTCGTCAAGTTCCCATAACTTTCCGGAATCATTCCTGAAAAGCTATTAGATCCCATATGCAGTGTACTTAATCGGCGTAAATCACCTATCTCACGGGGTATATACCCATGGAAGCTGTTGTTGAAAAGAACCAGAAACCGAAGAAAGGAGAGGTTTCCAATTTGTGGTGGAATGGTCCCTATGAAACCCATGCTAGAGAGATTCAATGTCGTGACTCGTTGCCTGGGAAGACTGCACGAGACTCCTATCCAATTGCAGAAGGAGGTTTCGGAAGACCAGTTGTGAGCTAAGATGTTTTGGGGATCAAAAGTAATGTGAGCTTTGAAGGCAAGAAGAGCAGATTGATCAGTGAAGTTGCTTTTAGGCATGCTAACGCACTTCTCTGGCAGAGACATTAGCAGCAGTGAAACAAGAACAATGATCCAAGCTCTTCCCATAATTTTAAGCTGAGAAGTAACTATactggaaatgaaaaaaaataggataaaaGCTTTATAAGCTGATCAGAGTCAACGCAGTTGCAGATGGCACATAAAACTCCTTGTTTACGGGGCACCATCATGTTTAATGAATCGTGGAACATGCCattcaaattattaattgttttgcATCTGAGTGATtgttctttaaagaaaaaaaattatggaccTAATCTTGCTCCAACCCTTAATTTGTTTAACAGGAAGGAACTAGCCGCCCTGTTCGTCACCATGCCTGtagaaaaaaattggaaattGACAGCTTAACATTACACGTACGAAGTAAAAGTTGAGTGGATGCTGTGACCAGAAAATTCAACTTGCAGAGAAAATGCTGAGATCTTGTTGACAACTACAAAAGCTGTTCGTCATCATGTCATGCAAAACCCACACAACCTGCAAAactatagaataatataaaaggaACCCATAAACTTAACTTGATTTGGGAAAGTCTGCTTcacaaaattttattatcaaatgtTTTGAATAATAAGTAATAATTAAACGCAAATACAAATACCATGTTACCCAAAACCCCGTTAAGAAATCTCTTACAAGAAAACACTGCACAAAATGATTGTGGATGCTACACTAATTAAAAGCATCAGCTGATGCAGGTCGAAAAGCTTAGCAGACACATTTATATATCAAATGGACAGATCCAAGCCCAATTGAGGAAGTACTATGAGTTGAAGAACCccattttgatgtttttcagCCTTGCCAGGATTCGACCATGTTGATCCTCTCTTCAAGATTAGAGCAACTGCAAATAATCTTCACAAGGTTGCGGTGTCTGATGTTGCGAATGATTTCGCATTCTGTGTCAAAACTTCCTAGCCCTCCTTGCTCTTGCAGATTAAATATCTTCACAGCTATATTCATCCCGTCAGGAAGCACCCCATGATACACATAGCCAAAACTCCCAACCCCCAGCAGATTACTCTTATGAAACTCATCTGTTGCTCGTAGAAGTTCTAGGAAAGAAACTCTTCTCTGGATTGCTGTCAATGGAAGGGCTTCTGGAATAGGAGTTTTTCGGCGCCTTCGTGGACATCGTACAAGAAGAACATTCAATGGAGtgtagaattttttattaattttcttcttccaagctATTGGGGggtctttattttattcatgaacattttaagaaaattttggaAGCAACTCCAGCAGGAGTATCGATCtatttattcataaataaataaaatctggACCTAAATTTGCCTCAACTGTCAATTGTTTAATAGCAAGGAATTAGCTGGCTTGTTGTTCGTCGTCAAGCCATCATGTTGAAAAAGATGGAGTAATTCTTTAATCCAAAAGCCATGGCGTTTAAGAAGTTTACAGCTTAATATTACATTGAAAAATTTGACCATTAAGGACCAATATGAATTAAGGATCCAattgattatataattttattttctataccaAAAGGTAATGTTTCAAATAAAgtaatttttcatattcaacGTTTAAGGTTGCTATAGAAAGATCTAAAAGTTCACATCGTTtatactctttttttaattaatcaaatcattgTTTTAGCTAAGATCCAAAGGCATTCAACAGGACATcatggaaacaataaaattataattataattataattctttttttatttaaatttctttataataaatatacttgtgttttttttttttaaaagacttccaaaataatataattattaaatttggtttagaGGATATTTAGAATAGTCATagagattgtttttaaaatgttttttatttaaaaatatattaaaataattttttattttttaaaatttatttttaatataagcatgataaaataattcaaaaacatccaaaaaaaataatttgaaacaaaaacaatttcaagaaTTGGCAAAATGATGGTGCAACCACTGCGCCAAACAATCTCTTATTAGTTTGACAAGTCAACTTAGTAGCTCACTAACTATAAACCTGATTGGCCTGGATTCTATTTTGAACTGGCCTGGATTCTATTTTGAACTATCAAACCTGGTTGATCTAGCAAAACATAGATAAAAACCGATCATatcaattttaatgaaatttttttaattttttttgtccaatacaacatcattttattcaaaaaattaaaataatattttttaaaattaatcagaATTAATCTAACAAATCTTTGACTCAAGCTTGGCTGGTCGGACAAGACCTGGAGGCAGGTATGATAATATGCCAAAGAAGCTGTTTAACGTTAGAGAAATGACTTTCATGGAAGAGATGTTGAGGATTGTAGATGAAATTGTACGTGAAATACTTCAAAAACTTGGCATCGTAAATGTTAGCCTTAATGAAGGTGATCAAATGATACCaatgagattatttttattcaataataataaaatgaataccTTCTGGTTGACAAAggcattttctttgttttactaTTTCATTTCTTGCCAAGATCTGAAGCATTTTGCAGTAgcttgcatttttatttttattttcatggtgGACTTGGACAGACTGCATAATGAGGAGAGCCTTCCTCTATCCTTGAATTCCACTCTATCCCTTTCAAGATTTGAATCTAAAAATATCTACTAAATCTCAAGTTTTAATCCTAAATCCCTTGTTAATTGTTTAAGCCAGCGGTTCATGACAAAACAGACAAGCTTAGCTCATGTTAGAGACCTTTATTATaaccaaaatttgaaatttgtaaTAGAACTTGGATTTTGCTATCGAAAGGAAAAGGGTTTAGACCATGACCCAGGGGCTAGGATTGTGAAATATCTTGAAATGTGTACTCAATCAATAGGGAGTCCAAGCAGAGGGCACAGCTTTTTCCTCTACTGTGCTGGAACAGAACATTAGTTTTACAGCTTTTGATTGGCAATTCATAAGTACAACACCTCAAGAACATGATTCTGTTTGATGGAATAACCTCTGatgcattttatttcattttttttgtcttgggtacAGTAGAGTGAAAAAGAAAGACCACCTACAGAGAAGACCACTTCCCATCTTATCAGCTTATATTGACCATCCATTTACTGAAGAGCTTGAATGTCGAGAATGATTGACAAATGAGGGTAATAAGAGCTAGGAGTTTCCAAATGTGCCTAATTGCTTCCATGGAATCTGATTCCAACTCCGAACGAAAACGGCCCAACTTTTGAGCCGACAAGATGCCTTGATAAATGGCCCACGACTTGGCAATCATATTAGTCGAAAACCAAAATAACCTGAGAAACCCTTAATCCAACCGTCAAATCTGTTAAAATTGCTCAAAAAAACACATCCATTACGATCCATTTATCATCCCAGTTGACAGTCACCAATACCTCTCTATACACGAGTTAAGCACACACTTAAATCATAACCACAAGACCAATAACAAACATTGTCTGTTTCTGCCAAGCAATTGCACACAAGGCCAAAACAAAATCAGAACGTTGAGCTTAATATCCTTAACATTACAAATATTTAATCAAAAGCCACACGACAACAATTAGAATCACAATTGCAATGACCAAAAAGACCCAGCAAGCACAGCCACCTTTGGTGCGTTTGTTCAGGATAGCCAGATTCTTTTGAACCCTCTGTTCCAAATATAACAAACATAAGCATCAGGTGAATGTGATAGTTACCATTCATGCAACCATAAATTTAagcataaaattatcaaaagaaggTGAAAGTTCATCTCCTTCAAATAGTAAAAGCCCTAAATCAATCCATAGTTTTATTTCTATTGAAATAAGAATCCACACCAATCAATTGCAAACCGTGAATCgaaactagaaaacaaacctGTAAACGGGAATTTGTTACATCCACATGCTCGTCTAAGTCGTCCTACATAAAGAAGAGATGGGGATATTGAGTTAGAGTTGCAATCAATTCCATATAGGATGGTGAAATGCCGGgagattataaataaaataaatggggAATAAATCAACACCACCCACCAGAAGCCTAGTGTGTAAGGTAAGCTCCTCATTGACAGCCAACGCAATGTGTTTTGTACTTATCACCGTCTCCTCTAATTTTTCTAGGCCTTCatcttgttctgttttttttatgcaaaacaagTTATGAATCTGCATTGCACAATTAGAAAAACACAGGAAGCAAAAAAAGGGCAAAGTTTTGATAACATGCCTCTCATGATTTGCCTTTGAAAACCAACAAGACCCTGGTTGTCGAAGCCAGATGCTCTATTAATAACATCATCTGTCTTGCTATCAGGCCCAAGCAAGTTCTCTCTGTTAGCAGCACTGAACATATTGAGAGCACTAGCCATCTGGTTAACTTTTGTACTCAAATTTTTCAGCATTTCTTGACGCCGATTCATCTCTTTCCCTGATCTGGTCATGAAATAGTAATCAGAGATTTCCATCAAGGTCAGCAAGGAAGCACCAGCAAAGTTATTGCTTAGCATGTCTTACAGACAAAGTTACTCTACCCCTCCCTCCTCAGGCCAATATACCTGTCTACAAATGACTCATTCATCTTGTTTTCGTAAAATATctgttgaaagaaaaaaaaatcactctcAACTGTAGAATGCTACACATTACTTAGTATCTACTTCGATTTTTTATCCTCCCATGAAAAGGGTTTTCTACACAAATGTGGATGAGCATTGAAAACCACAACCACATACATAACAACCAAAGCTTTCTATaaaacaaaatggaaaaaacGAACATACACTTTTTGTCAAATTATCATCTGAAGTAACACAAGTACTCCACTTATTTAGCACTGTCCTAGCTCCTTaaacaataaatttgaaaaatagccCACACCCTAACACTCACCGAACttttagaagaaaagaaaaaacaattgctGTTAAATTCTCATCCAAGGTAACACAAGTGCTTCGCTCATTTAGAACTTTCCTGGCCCTTAAGATGAACATTAATTTCCAAAAACAGCACACACCTCAACAATCACCAAAAAATCAGCCACCCAcgaataaaaaacaagattccATTACCATACCAAAGAACCCTTTACATATACCAGAAACACTTACAATGGCTGTTTGCTAGGAAGTGCTGACAAAAGGGACTGCAAGATATCAAGTTTGGTCCTCAAAATAGTGGCCTTTCTCCGAGCCGCAGAGAATTGCCGTTGTGTTTCAGGTCCTGGTTGAGGCAAAGAGTTCTTCCCAGAAATCATAGCACTGATTTCATCACCAAGTTTAGATGCTTCATTGAATTCTTGCATCCATGATTCTGATGGTGACGCCATTTCCCCTACAATTACAACTTCCAATTTGATCAAAACTGATAGAATTTTCACGAAAGATCTAAACTTTCACAGTGCCCATTAGTCATTAAATAAGATTCCCAATTCTTCTTTCAATCAGAATTCAATTCAATTGGTAGCTAAtttctaaatcaataaagcaattaaaaaaatctaccaaaaaaacattgaatgtCTATTTGATTACGACTTACCTTAGCAAGAAAACGAGAAGGGATTGATGATTTGTTGAGAATTGAGAAATGTATCTAGTGCATAAGCTCTGTTTGCGTAGAGAAAATCAAGAGAAGAATTCTTCTGGTGGCTCGCCTGGGGGTAGCTGTACACCTACAAATCGATCAAAGGGGTTTCTAATCAAAGAAGAGTGGCAATTatgtaaataattataattgtttgaGCTGTTACATGCATTATTGCTATGGTGGGATTGTATACCTCTCTTTGATATTAAATGTGGGCGGTCGGTCTGGTCTACAGATTGACCCGAgttaaatttttagtttaattagtaAGGCATTGACCCAGCTAAACTTGTTCATTAATCTGGTCTACAGATTGACCCGAgttaaatttttagtttaattagtaAGGCATTGACCCAGCTAAACTTGTTCATTAATCTGGTCTACAGATTGacccaagttaaatttttagtttaattagtaAGGCATTGACCCAGCTAAACTTGTTCATTAATTTGGGTTTTTAGTGGTTTGATTAACTAAATTTAACCCGATCTCAGCCAGATCAAATCAccggttaaagaaaaaaataaaaaaatattattgttttaataaaaacaattaacatgggttaattaataattaagaaatcaaatccctttttaaatcaattcaaatcgAATTTGGTGGAAAGAGATTTAActaattatgtaatttttacTGTTCacttaatgaaatttaaaatgtatCATTTACActtttataataacattaaataacaacataatattatattttttattataaataatatattagatcaatttgcatattaattaagattatattatatttttaaactatcttAAGagcatatattttattgtattcataataataataataaattatatattaatcttaataattgaatttataaaaataaagacaatgaaaataaatttcatgttaataaatattttttaagtggcCGATTATTTTGAGTGAGGAATGAGCTTTTGGATCAATTGAGATACAATTATCTGCAGGTTCTGGAAATGTCGGGaaaataggattaaaaataAGGAATTATTTTAGCATttcagacattttttttttaagaattaattaatatagtaCGTTACTATTAAGATAATGCAGGTAGGGAAAAGGCTTGTACAAACGTTAAAAAGAAAGTCTTAACAAGGGAAGGTTCTGGGGTTTCAGTGCGGGACCGGTTTGGTCCTAAACCCTAACTTTTAGTGTCTGGACACTTTCAAACATGGAGCCGAACAGTGCTGACCTTATCGTCTCAGTTGATCTCAAATCAGCTCCATGACTGTGAGTTTGCTTTCAAATCAGTTTAGATCGGATCAACTCGTAATCTAATTTATTCAACCAAATCTAATACAGTGAACTCcaagaatttcttttgatttttttatctaaaataacatcatttcagtttttttttaatttttatataaaatgacatcgttttattgaaaaaataaaaactgaaaccaTGTCATTTTAGGATTGCCCCGATGACCTGGTAGCCTGGGCCCTTAACCGAGTCAAACCCGAGCAAGTGCTGACAAACCATGCTTAGCTAAGGAGAGTACACAGCAAAGATGGAAATCAAGATAGTGGTTGTATTTGATGCATGAAGGGTGCACACATACTTTGAAATGCATGTTGATCATGCTGATAATGATCATCGATGCATTTCTACGATGAGTTCATTACAATTATACACAAAACCATAAGACCAACAAACATTGTCTCCCTACCGTGAAAGAGTAGCCAGGCAATTCCATGAAGGGCCACAGGCAGGTGAAAGAAAATACATCATAATTTAGAAGGTGATATCCTCTAAGTTACAAATATTTAAACAGCCCCTGGATTACCACAATTAGAATGACAATGGCGATGACCGGTAAGATCAAGCAAGAGCAACCGCCTTTAGTGCGTTTGTTCAGAAGAGCCAGTTTCCTTTGAACAGTCTGTTGCACAAATAACAGCATAAGCATTAAGTATAATTCAGGTACCTTGGAGGTTAAAACATACAAATCTGAGTAAATTATGAAGAGATCAGAAAGACAAAACTCTTTCACACAATTTAAAAGCCCTAATAAATCCATAGTTTCACCCCTTGTGAGTTCCGTATTAATACCAATCATTAAGAACAGCTAAGGTAAAAACCGGAAAACAAACCTGTAGACGGGAATTTGTTACATCCACATGCTCGTCTAAGTCATCCTGCATTAAAAGAGAAGGCAATATTTTGTTAAAGGTCGCCAACAACTCCAGAATGTTAAAGGATGGTCAAAATGCAAGGAGAATGTAAAAAAGGAAGATGGGGAATAAATCAACAACACCCACCAGAAGCTTAGTGTGTAGGGTAAGTTCCTCGTTGACAGCCAGTGCGATGTGTTTAGTACTCGTCACTGTCTCCTCCAATTTTTCAAGGCCCTCATCTTGTTCTGTGTTTTTAtgcaaataaagttaaaaatctgCATGACATCACTATGAAATTAGTGAAAGCAAAAGCATCTAAGTTATATTAACATGCCTTTCATAATTTGCCGTTGAAAGCCAACAAGACCATGGTTGTCCAAGCCAGATGCTCTATTCACTACATCATCATCTGTCTTCTTATCAGGCCCAAGCAAGTTCTCTCTGTTAGCATCACTGGACATATTGAGAGTAGTAGCCATCTGGTTAACTTTAGTGCTCAAATTTTTCAGCATGTCTTGAAGCCGATTCATCTCTTTCCCTGTTCTGTTCATGACAGTATCAATCAAAGGTTGTCAACAAAGGTCAGGGTGAAAACTATGGCTAAGCACAATAGATTAAGTATGGTTTCGCTAAAGTATGGTTTTCAACAAGGTCAGGATGGGAAACTACAGCTAACACATAGTTTGGCATATCATACGTATCTACCTATCCCTTCTATCTACCAATGAATTCTTGTTCATTTGATTTTGGTAAAAATCTGTTGAAAGCTCAAAATATGAAAGAATTCCCCTGTTTATGTGCAGAATACCATGCATTACTAAGCATCTTATCTTCAGAATTTGATCCTCCCATGAAAAGGGTTTTTAATGTAACTCTGGAGGAACACCACAACCACATAGCAAACGAACttctaaaacacaaaaagaagaaagaaacaaagaattgCTTGTCTCGGTATAAATCTgtcattcatttgattttggtAATACCTATTGAAAGATCAACATGTTGACACTTTCTATTCCTCATGTATAGATTACTATACGATACAATAGTATGGAAAGGGATTTCTTGCCAACTATAGAGGAGCACTCAAACCACATAATCAAAACTCAAGTCTCTATAAAacaaaagtggaaaaaaaatcgaAGAATTGCCGTTACAAGGCAGTAAACACGAGGACAGGTACTCCATTCATTCAACACTGTTCCAGCTCCCAGAAATTGATATTAACTTTGCAAAACTGTCCCCGCCATCCACAAACATGAAATAGGATTCCATaaccatattaaaaaaccatGAGGAAGTTTATTCCTAGCACGGATGGTATGATTAATGGGaagattgaatttattgaaacaaaCTAGCTAAACAACAATTCACAAGAACAGAAAAGCACTTACATTGGCTGCTTGCTAGGAAGTGCTGTCAAAAGGGACTGCAAAATATCAAGTTTAGTTCTCAAAATAGCGATCTTTCTCCTAGTTGCAGAAAGATGCCTTTGTGTTTCTGGTCCTGATG
The Populus nigra chromosome 3, ddPopNigr1.1, whole genome shotgun sequence genome window above contains:
- the LOC133688295 gene encoding syntaxin-52-like, which codes for MASPSESWMQEFNEASKLGDEISAMISGKNSLPQPGPETQRQFSAARRKATILRTKLDILQSLLSALPSKQPLSGKEMNRRQEMLKNLSTKVNQMASALNMFSAANRENLLGPDSKTDDVINRASGFDNQGLVGFQRQIMREQDEGLEKLEETVISTKHIALAVNEELTLHTRLLDDLDEHVDVTNSRLQRVQKNLAILNKRTKGGCACWVFLVIAIVILIVVVWLLIKYL
- the LOC133688449 gene encoding syntaxin-52-like is translated as MATPSGSWMQEFNEASKLGDEINGMINGKNSLPPSGPETQRHLSATRRKIAILRTKLDILQSLLTALPSKQPITGKEMNRLQDMLKNLSTKVNQMATTLNMSSDANRENLLGPDKKTDDDVVNRASGLDNHGLVGFQRQIMKEQDEGLEKLEETVTSTKHIALAVNEELTLHTKLLDDLDEHVDVTNSRLQTVQRKLALLNKRTKGGCSCLILPVIAIVILIVVIQGLFKYL